One window of Candidatus Mycobacterium wuenschmannii genomic DNA carries:
- the ponA2 gene encoding transglycosylase/D,D-transpeptidase PonA2, protein MLERPATAVTIAKLAGCCLLASVLLAALMFPVAGGIGLVSNRASEVVGNASAQLLEGDVPAVTTMVDAKGNTIAWLYSQRRFEVPSDKIANTMKLAIVSIEDKRFAEHNGVDWKGTLTGLAGYASGDADTRGGSTLEQQYVKNYQLLVIAQTDAEKRAAIETTPARKLREIRMALTLDKTFTKPEILTRYLNLVSFGNNAFGVQDAAQTYFGINAADLNWQQAALLAGMVQSTSALNPYTNPDGALARRNLVLDTMIQNVPNEADAIRAAKAEPLGILPQPKELPRGCIAAGDRAFFCDYVQAYLSRAGINKEQLARGGYLIRTNLDPDVQEPVKQAIDTYASPTINGIASVMSVIRPGKTSHKVVAMAGNRTYGLNSEAGETMSAEPFSLVGDGAGSVFKIFTTAAAMQMGMGINTQLEVPGRFQTKGMGYGGAKGCPKENWCVVNAGNYRGSMSVTDALATSPNTAFARLIQLIGVQRTVDMAVKLGMRSYAEAGSARAYDPDNNESLADFIKRQNIGSFTLGPFQLNALELSNVAATLASGGTWCPPSPIDKLIDRNGNQVAVTTEACEQVVPEGLANTLANAMSKDALGGGTAAGSAGAAGWNLPVSGKTGTTEAHRSSAFVGFTNQYAAANYIYDDSTSPSDLCSSPLRRCGDGNLYGGNEPARTWFTAMKPIATLFGDVKMPPPDREYVEGGPGSRVPSVAGLDVDLAKQRLKEAGFQVTEQPASVNSSAKYGEVVGTTPNGQTIPGAVITIQTSNGIPPAPPPPPEGAPPAPVGSQVIEIPGLPPITIPILAPPPP, encoded by the coding sequence ATGTTGGAGCGACCCGCGACTGCGGTCACCATCGCCAAGCTCGCCGGTTGTTGCCTGCTCGCCAGTGTTCTTCTCGCCGCCCTGATGTTCCCGGTGGCCGGCGGAATCGGGCTGGTCTCCAACCGGGCCTCCGAGGTCGTCGGCAATGCCTCGGCGCAACTCCTCGAGGGCGACGTGCCCGCGGTGACCACGATGGTAGACGCGAAGGGCAACACCATCGCGTGGCTCTACTCTCAGCGCCGGTTCGAGGTGCCCAGCGACAAGATCGCGAACACGATGAAGCTGGCGATCGTCTCGATCGAGGACAAGCGTTTCGCCGAGCACAACGGCGTGGACTGGAAAGGCACCCTCACCGGACTGGCCGGCTACGCCTCGGGCGACGCCGACACTCGCGGCGGTTCGACCCTCGAGCAGCAGTACGTGAAGAACTACCAACTGCTGGTGATCGCGCAGACCGACGCCGAGAAGCGGGCGGCCATCGAGACGACGCCGGCGCGCAAGCTGCGCGAGATCCGGATGGCGCTCACGCTGGACAAGACCTTCACCAAGCCGGAGATTCTGACCCGCTACCTGAATCTGGTGTCGTTCGGCAACAACGCCTTCGGCGTGCAGGACGCCGCGCAGACCTACTTCGGCATCAACGCCGCGGACCTGAACTGGCAGCAGGCGGCGTTGCTGGCCGGCATGGTCCAGTCGACCAGCGCACTCAACCCCTACACGAACCCGGACGGCGCACTGGCCCGTCGAAACCTGGTGCTGGACACCATGATTCAGAACGTCCCGAACGAGGCGGACGCCATTCGCGCGGCCAAAGCGGAGCCGCTGGGCATCCTGCCGCAGCCCAAGGAGCTGCCGCGCGGCTGCATCGCCGCCGGCGACCGCGCCTTCTTCTGCGACTATGTGCAGGCCTACCTGTCTCGAGCCGGCATCAACAAGGAACAGCTCGCGCGCGGCGGCTACCTGATCCGCACCAACCTCGACCCCGACGTTCAGGAGCCGGTCAAGCAGGCGATCGATACCTACGCCAGCCCGACAATCAACGGCATCGCCAGCGTGATGAGCGTGATCCGGCCCGGGAAGACCTCGCACAAGGTCGTGGCGATGGCCGGTAACCGCACCTACGGCCTGAACAGTGAAGCCGGCGAAACGATGAGCGCAGAACCGTTCTCGCTCGTCGGCGACGGGGCCGGGTCCGTATTCAAGATCTTCACCACCGCCGCGGCCATGCAGATGGGCATGGGCATCAACACCCAACTCGAGGTGCCGGGCCGGTTCCAGACCAAGGGGATGGGGTACGGCGGAGCCAAAGGCTGCCCCAAGGAAAACTGGTGCGTGGTCAACGCCGGCAACTACCGCGGGTCAATGAGCGTCACCGACGCGCTGGCCACCTCACCCAACACCGCCTTCGCCCGGCTGATTCAGCTCATCGGCGTGCAGCGGACCGTCGACATGGCCGTGAAGCTCGGCATGCGGTCCTACGCCGAGGCCGGCAGTGCGCGCGCCTACGACCCGGACAACAACGAAAGCCTGGCCGATTTCATCAAACGCCAGAACATCGGCTCCTTCACCCTGGGTCCGTTCCAACTCAATGCGCTGGAGCTGTCCAACGTCGCGGCGACGCTGGCATCCGGCGGCACCTGGTGCCCGCCCAGCCCGATCGACAAGCTGATCGACCGCAACGGCAACCAGGTGGCCGTCACCACCGAGGCGTGCGAACAAGTGGTGCCCGAGGGACTGGCGAACACGTTGGCCAATGCGATGAGCAAGGACGCCCTCGGCGGTGGGACGGCCGCCGGTTCAGCCGGGGCCGCCGGTTGGAACCTGCCGGTGTCGGGCAAGACCGGAACCACCGAAGCGCACCGGTCGTCCGCATTCGTCGGCTTCACCAACCAGTACGCGGCGGCCAACTACATCTACGACGACTCGACGTCGCCGTCCGATCTGTGCTCGTCGCCGCTGAGGCGCTGCGGTGACGGGAATCTTTACGGCGGTAACGAACCCGCCCGCACCTGGTTCACCGCAATGAAGCCGATCGCCACCCTGTTCGGCGACGTGAAGATGCCGCCGCCTGACCGGGAGTACGTCGAGGGCGGCCCGGGCTCGCGGGTGCCGAGTGTCGCGGGTCTGGATGTCGATCTGGCCAAGCAGCGACTCAAGGAAGCCGGCTTCCAGGTCACCGAGCAACCGGCGTCGGTCAATAGCAGCGCGAAGTACGGCGAGGTGGTCGGGACGACGCCGAACGGGCAGACGATCCCGGGCGCGGTCATCACGATTCAAACCAGCAACGGCATTCCGCCGGCTCCGCCCCCGCCTCCGGAGGGCGCGCCGCCGGCGCCGGTGGGCTCGCAGGTGATCGAGATTCCTGGGTTGCCGCCGATCACGATTCCGATCCTCGCGCCGCCACCTCCGTAG
- a CDS encoding WhiB family transcriptional regulator, protein MSAIRTAPRKATTAAPTTAVLYGAEAESRITWVSKALCRAADPDELFVRGAAQRKAAVICRHCPVMLECGADALDNRVEFGVWGGMTERQRRALLKQHPEVVSWAEFFNTQRKHRSVG, encoded by the coding sequence GTGTCAGCTATACGGACCGCGCCGCGGAAAGCAACGACCGCAGCACCGACTACTGCCGTTCTGTATGGGGCGGAGGCGGAGTCGAGAATCACTTGGGTTTCCAAGGCGTTGTGCCGGGCCGCTGATCCAGACGAGCTGTTTGTGCGGGGGGCCGCGCAACGCAAAGCTGCAGTCATCTGCCGGCACTGCCCGGTGATGCTGGAGTGCGGTGCCGACGCGTTGGACAACCGGGTGGAGTTCGGTGTCTGGGGTGGGATGACCGAGCGTCAGCGGCGTGCGCTGCTCAAGCAGCACCCCGAGGTGGTGTCCTGGGCGGAGTTCTTCAACACCCAGCGCAAGCACCGCAGCGTCGGCTAA
- a CDS encoding metallophosphoesterase produces the protein MPSVVTALKTSGALALGSAVAGIGYASLIERNAFVLRELTIPVLDPGSTPLRVLHISDLHMRPGQRRKQAWLRELAGLEPDLVVNTGDNLAHPRAVPAVVQSLGDLLSVPGVFVFGSNDYFGPRPKNPLNYLTDPGHRVHGQPLPWQDLRAAFTERGWLDLTHNRREFEVAGLHIAAAGVDDPHIARDRYDAIAGPTSPIANLRLGLTHSPEPRVLDRFANDGYQLVMAGHTHGGQLCLPFYGALVTNSGLDRSRAKGPSRWGADMRLHVSAGIGTSPYAPVRFCCRPEATLLTLIAAPTGGRDSQHDLGRSQPTYSVG, from the coding sequence ATGCCCTCGGTCGTCACCGCTCTAAAAACCTCCGGCGCGCTCGCGCTCGGATCGGCTGTTGCCGGCATCGGCTACGCCTCGCTCATCGAGCGCAATGCTTTCGTGCTGCGCGAGCTGACCATCCCGGTACTCGACCCGGGCTCGACGCCGCTGCGGGTGCTGCATATCAGCGACCTGCACATGCGGCCCGGCCAGCGCCGCAAGCAGGCCTGGCTGCGTGAGCTCGCCGGCTTGGAGCCGGACCTGGTGGTGAACACCGGCGACAACCTGGCCCATCCGCGGGCGGTGCCCGCGGTCGTGCAGAGCCTGGGCGACCTGTTGTCTGTTCCGGGCGTGTTCGTGTTCGGCAGCAACGACTACTTCGGCCCTCGCCCGAAGAACCCCTTGAATTACCTGACCGACCCCGGCCACCGGGTGCACGGCCAGCCGCTGCCCTGGCAAGATCTGCGAGCCGCATTCACCGAGCGCGGCTGGCTCGATCTGACGCACAACCGCCGCGAGTTCGAGGTGGCGGGACTGCACATTGCGGCGGCGGGCGTCGACGATCCCCACATCGCCCGGGACCGGTACGACGCTATTGCGGGCCCGACCAGTCCGATCGCGAATCTGCGGTTGGGACTTACACATTCGCCCGAGCCTCGGGTGCTGGATCGCTTCGCGAACGACGGCTACCAGCTGGTGATGGCGGGCCACACCCACGGCGGCCAGCTATGCCTGCCCTTCTACGGCGCGCTGGTCACCAACTCGGGACTGGACCGGTCGCGCGCCAAGGGGCCGTCGCGCTGGGGTGCCGACATGCGGCTGCACGTCTCGGCCGGGATCGGGACCTCGCCCTACGCGCCGGTGCGATTCTGCTGCCGGCCGGAAGCCACCTTGCTGACGCTGATCGCGGCTCCCACCGGTGGGCGGGATTCGCAGCACGACCTCGGTCGGTCGCAGCCCACGTACTCAGTGGGCTAG
- the crp gene encoding cAMP-activated global transcriptional regulator CRP produces MDEILARAGIFQGVEPSAVAALTKQLQPVDFPRGHTVFAEGEPGDRLYIIITGKVKIGRRSPDGRENLLTIMGPSDMFGELSIFDPGPRTSSATTITEVRAVSMDRDALRAWIADRPEIAEQLLRVLARRLRRTNNNLADLIFTDVPGRVAKQLLQLAQRFGTQEGGAMRVTHDLTQEEIAQLVGASRETVNKALADFAHRGWIRLEGKSVLISDSERLARRAR; encoded by the coding sequence GTGGACGAGATCCTGGCGAGGGCCGGAATCTTCCAGGGGGTGGAACCGAGCGCCGTCGCCGCGCTGACCAAGCAGCTGCAACCCGTCGATTTCCCGCGCGGGCACACAGTTTTCGCGGAGGGCGAGCCGGGCGATCGGCTGTACATCATCATCACCGGCAAGGTCAAGATCGGTCGCCGATCACCGGACGGCCGGGAGAATCTGCTGACCATCATGGGCCCGTCCGACATGTTCGGTGAGCTGTCGATCTTCGACCCCGGGCCGCGGACGTCGAGCGCAACGACGATCACCGAGGTACGCGCGGTGTCGATGGACCGCGACGCGCTGCGGGCCTGGATCGCCGACCGCCCCGAGATCGCCGAGCAGTTGCTGCGCGTGCTGGCCCGCCGGCTGCGGCGCACCAACAACAACCTCGCCGACCTGATCTTCACCGACGTGCCCGGTCGCGTCGCCAAGCAGTTGCTGCAGCTAGCGCAGCGGTTCGGCACCCAAGAGGGTGGCGCGATGCGAGTGACCCACGACCTGACCCAGGAAGAGATCGCCCAGCTGGTCGGGGCCTCCCGCGAGACCGTGAACAAGGCGCTGGCCGACTTCGCACACCGCGGCTGGATCCGGCTCGAGGGCAAGAGCGTGCTGATTTCTGACTCCGAGCGGCTGGCCCGCCGAGCGAGGTAA
- a CDS encoding ArsA family ATPase, producing the protein MATSSSGGSTVGWPSRLSKARLHFVTGKGGTGKSTVAAALALTLAAGGRKVLLVEVEGRQGIAQLFDVPPLPYKELKIASAERGGQVNALAIDIEAAFLEYLDMFYNLGIAGKAMRRIGAIEFATTIAPGLRDVLLTGKIKEAVIRVDKAKAPVYDAIVVDAPPTGRIARFLDVTRAVSDLAKGGPVYSQAEGVVKILHSDQTAIHLVTLLEALPMQETKEAIDELEELGLPIGSVIVNRNIPAYLRNGDLAKAADGDVDAEAVRTGLAAAGIKLSDEDFAGLLTETIQHATRITARASTAEQLDELKVPRLELPTIADGVDLGSLYELSESLAQQGVR; encoded by the coding sequence GTGGCGACCTCATCGAGCGGCGGGAGCACCGTCGGCTGGCCATCGCGATTGTCGAAGGCCCGTCTGCACTTCGTGACCGGCAAGGGCGGGACCGGCAAATCGACCGTCGCCGCGGCGCTGGCCCTGACGCTGGCGGCCGGTGGCCGCAAGGTGTTGCTCGTCGAAGTCGAAGGGCGACAGGGCATTGCGCAACTCTTCGACGTGCCGCCGCTGCCCTACAAGGAGCTCAAGATCGCCAGCGCGGAGCGCGGCGGTCAGGTGAACGCGCTGGCGATCGACATCGAGGCCGCGTTCCTGGAATACCTGGACATGTTCTACAACCTCGGCATCGCCGGTAAGGCGATGCGACGGATCGGCGCGATCGAATTCGCGACGACCATAGCGCCGGGCCTACGCGACGTGCTGCTCACCGGCAAGATCAAGGAAGCCGTGATCCGCGTCGACAAGGCCAAGGCACCCGTCTACGACGCGATCGTCGTCGACGCCCCACCGACCGGCCGCATCGCCCGCTTCCTCGACGTCACCCGCGCGGTCTCGGACCTCGCCAAGGGCGGCCCGGTGTACTCCCAAGCCGAGGGCGTCGTGAAGATCCTGCACTCCGACCAGACGGCCATCCATCTGGTGACGCTGCTCGAGGCGCTGCCGATGCAGGAGACCAAGGAAGCCATCGACGAGTTGGAGGAACTGGGCCTGCCGATCGGCTCGGTGATCGTCAACCGCAACATCCCGGCGTACCTGCGCAACGGTGACCTCGCCAAGGCCGCCGACGGCGACGTCGACGCCGAAGCCGTGCGCACCGGCCTGGCCGCCGCCGGTATCAAGCTCAGCGACGAGGACTTTGCCGGCCTGCTGACCGAGACCATCCAGCACGCCACCCGGATCACCGCGCGGGCGTCCACCGCCGAGCAACTCGACGAGCTCAAGGTGCCGCGGCTGGAACTGCCGACCATCGCCGACGGTGTCGACCTCGGCAGCCTCTACGAGCTGTCCGAATCGCTTGCGCAGCAGGGAGTTCGATGA
- a CDS encoding RidA family protein produces MTASAKLTELGIDLPVVVQPLGSYVPAVRSGNLVYTSGQLPMRDGVLLHAGKVGVEVSPERGKQLARICALNALAAIDSLVGIDSVTKVVKVVGFVASAAGFNGQPGVVNGASDLLAEVFGDAGVHARSAVGVAELPLDAPVEVELVVEVG; encoded by the coding sequence GTGACCGCCTCTGCCAAGCTCACCGAGCTCGGCATCGATTTGCCGGTCGTCGTCCAGCCGCTGGGCTCTTACGTGCCGGCGGTGCGCAGCGGCAACCTCGTCTACACCTCTGGACAGCTGCCGATGCGCGACGGGGTGTTGCTGCACGCTGGCAAGGTCGGCGTCGAGGTCTCGCCCGAGCGCGGCAAGCAATTGGCCCGGATCTGCGCGCTCAACGCACTGGCGGCCATCGACTCGCTGGTCGGCATCGACTCGGTGACCAAGGTGGTCAAGGTGGTCGGATTCGTCGCCTCCGCAGCGGGATTCAACGGTCAGCCCGGCGTCGTCAACGGCGCATCGGATCTACTCGCCGAGGTGTTCGGCGACGCCGGTGTGCACGCCCGGTCGGCGGTCGGCGTCGCGGAGTTGCCGTTGGACGCGCCGGTCGAGGTCGAGCTGGTGGTCGAGGTCGGCTAG
- a CDS encoding DUF4177 domain-containing protein — MSQPTTWEYATVPLLTHATKQILDQWGADGWELVSVLPGPTGEQHVAYLKRPK, encoded by the coding sequence ATGAGCCAACCCACAACCTGGGAGTACGCAACCGTCCCCCTGTTGACCCATGCCACCAAGCAGATCCTCGATCAGTGGGGAGCCGACGGATGGGAGCTGGTGTCTGTGCTCCCCGGCCCCACCGGCGAGCAGCACGTCGCGTATTTGAAGCGCCCGAAGTGA
- the nth gene encoding endonuclease III, translating into MNRTLAEAFPGAHCELDFTTTLELAVATILSAQSTDKRVNLTTPALFVRYRTAVDYAQADREELEAIIRPTGFFHNKATSLIGLGQALVERFDGELPSTMEQLVTLPGVGRKTANVILGNAFDVPGITVDTHFGRLVRRWQWTAEEDPVKVEHAIGELIERKDWTMLSHRVIFHGRRVCHARKPACGVCVLAKDCPSFGTGPTEPEIAAALVTGPETEHLLAMAGL; encoded by the coding sequence ATGAATCGCACACTCGCAGAAGCCTTTCCGGGAGCCCACTGCGAGCTGGACTTCACCACGACGCTGGAGTTGGCGGTGGCCACCATCCTGTCGGCGCAGAGCACCGACAAGCGGGTAAACCTCACCACACCAGCGCTATTCGTCCGTTACCGGACCGCGGTGGACTATGCCCAAGCCGACCGCGAAGAACTCGAAGCGATCATTCGGCCGACGGGTTTTTTTCACAATAAAGCGACGTCGTTGATTGGCCTCGGCCAGGCATTGGTCGAGCGCTTTGACGGCGAACTACCCAGCACGATGGAACAACTCGTGACGCTGCCCGGGGTGGGCCGTAAGACGGCCAACGTGATCCTCGGGAACGCGTTCGACGTTCCGGGAATTACCGTCGACACCCATTTCGGCCGCCTGGTCCGGCGGTGGCAGTGGACCGCCGAGGAGGACCCGGTCAAGGTCGAGCACGCGATCGGCGAACTGATCGAACGCAAGGACTGGACGATGCTCAGCCATCGGGTGATCTTTCACGGCCGTCGGGTCTGCCACGCGCGCAAACCGGCATGCGGCGTGTGCGTGCTGGCCAAGGACTGCCCGTCGTTCGGAACCGGGCCCACCGAGCCGGAGATCGCCGCCGCGCTGGTGACGGGTCCCGAGACCGAGCACCTGCTGGCGATGGCCGGGCTCTAG
- a CDS encoding MBL fold metallo-hydrolase, whose amino-acid sequence MADVLQHPAYGQLRPVTETASVLLANNPGKMTLEGTNTWVLRGPGSDEVVVVDPGPDHDEHIAAVAEVGRIALVLISHRHGDHTDAIDKLVDRTGAPVRSAGSGFLRGLTAELTEGEVIDVAGLRITVWATPGHTADSLSFVLDDAVLTADTVLGRGTTVIDNEDGSLADYLDSLQRLRGLGGRTVLPGHGPDLPAIDAVAEEYLAHREQRLDQIRSALRELGDDATTRQVVEHVYVDVDKELWDVAEWSVQAQLNYLRR is encoded by the coding sequence ATGGCGGACGTCCTGCAGCATCCGGCCTACGGGCAGCTCCGCCCGGTGACCGAGACGGCGTCGGTGCTGTTGGCCAACAACCCGGGCAAGATGACGCTCGAGGGCACCAACACCTGGGTGCTGCGCGGCCCGGGCAGCGACGAGGTCGTGGTCGTCGACCCCGGACCCGACCACGACGAGCACATCGCGGCCGTCGCGGAAGTCGGGCGCATCGCGCTGGTGTTGATCAGCCATCGGCACGGCGACCACACCGACGCCATCGACAAGCTGGTCGATCGGACCGGTGCGCCCGTGCGGTCGGCGGGCAGCGGCTTCCTGCGCGGGCTGACCGCCGAGTTGACCGAGGGCGAGGTGATCGACGTTGCGGGACTGCGGATCACGGTCTGGGCGACGCCGGGGCACACCGCCGACTCGCTGTCCTTCGTGCTCGACGACGCGGTGCTGACCGCGGACACCGTGCTCGGCCGCGGGACCACGGTCATCGACAACGAGGACGGCAGCCTCGCCGACTACCTGGATTCACTGCAGCGGTTGCGCGGCCTTGGCGGGCGAACTGTGTTACCCGGCCACGGTCCCGATCTGCCGGCGATCGACGCGGTCGCCGAGGAGTACCTCGCGCATCGCGAGCAACGGCTCGACCAGATCCGATCGGCGCTACGCGAACTCGGCGACGATGCCACCACGCGTCAGGTCGTCGAGCACGTCTATGTCGACGTCGACAAGGAGCTGTGGGACGTCGCCGAATGGTCGGTGCAGGCGCAGCTGAACTACCTGCGGCGCTAG
- a CDS encoding IS30 family transposase, which translates to MAGQPQVLSVQRRFWVLIADGWSSEDAGAAVGVSATCGRKWFRRFGGVNPRMHEPQGRIRPRLSPSEREQIMIGTSQSESIRSIAGRLGRAPSTIMREIAINGAARNRTGRYRALHRFGAYRGGWDAQSGYSARIAQRRSEERARRPKAGKLARCPGLHDKVQTLLLKKYSPEQIAGELATMYPNRPEMQVSHETIYRSLYVQGRGELRRELTQCLRTGRGLRKPRNRVRAADGRGRIPGMVNISERPAEAADRAVPGHWEGDLIIGKNQASQIGTLVERSTGYVRLLHLPASRSAEMVADAMIAAITELPPTLRRTVTWDQGHEMAQHARISLAADIEIYFCDPHSPWQRGSNENTNGLLRQYFPKGTDLSIHSAEHLSFVADELNGRPRKRFGWDNPTNRLNALLSAPTETTVATKP; encoded by the coding sequence ATGGCCGGGCAGCCTCAGGTGTTGTCGGTGCAGCGTCGGTTTTGGGTGTTGATTGCTGATGGGTGGTCGTCGGAAGATGCCGGCGCTGCGGTCGGCGTGTCGGCGACGTGTGGCAGGAAGTGGTTCCGCAGATTTGGTGGTGTGAATCCACGAATGCACGAGCCGCAGGGCCGAATTCGGCCGCGGCTGTCACCAAGTGAGCGTGAGCAGATCATGATCGGTACCTCGCAGAGCGAGTCGATCCGCTCGATCGCTGGTCGGTTGGGGCGGGCGCCGTCGACGATCATGCGTGAGATCGCTATCAACGGTGCTGCGCGCAATCGCACAGGCCGCTATCGGGCCCTGCATCGGTTCGGCGCTTACCGTGGTGGCTGGGATGCTCAGTCGGGTTATTCGGCGCGGATCGCTCAGCGCCGCAGCGAAGAGCGGGCGCGTCGCCCCAAGGCTGGCAAGCTGGCCCGCTGCCCGGGGTTGCACGACAAGGTGCAAACGTTGTTGCTCAAGAAGTACAGCCCCGAACAGATCGCCGGCGAGCTAGCCACGATGTATCCCAACCGTCCGGAGATGCAGGTGTCCCACGAGACCATTTACAGGTCGCTGTACGTGCAAGGACGCGGTGAGCTGCGTCGCGAGCTGACCCAATGCCTACGCACCGGGCGTGGGCTGCGCAAACCCCGTAACAGAGTCCGCGCCGCTGACGGTCGTGGCCGTATTCCGGGCATGGTCAACATCTCTGAGCGCCCCGCTGAGGCCGCCGACCGGGCCGTGCCTGGGCATTGGGAGGGTGATCTGATCATCGGTAAAAACCAGGCCTCCCAGATCGGCACCCTTGTCGAACGCTCCACGGGCTATGTGCGCCTGCTACATCTGCCCGCCAGCCGCAGCGCTGAAATGGTCGCTGACGCCATGATCGCCGCGATCACCGAACTGCCGCCCACCCTGCGTCGCACCGTGACCTGGGACCAAGGTCACGAGATGGCCCAGCACGCCAGGATCAGCCTCGCCGCGGACATTGAGATCTATTTCTGCGACCCGCATTCACCCTGGCAGCGAGGCAGTAACGAAAACACCAATGGCCTGTTGCGGCAATACTTTCCAAAGGGAACCGACCTGTCGATCCACTCGGCTGAACACCTCAGCTTCGTCGCCGACGAACTCAACGGTCGCCCACGGAAACGATTCGGCTGGGACAACCCCACCAACCGCCTCAACGCACTACTGTCAGCCCCGACAGAAACCACTGTTGCAACCAAACCTTGA
- a CDS encoding SDR family oxidoreductase, which produces MKIVVIGGTGNLGAKVVQRLTDHGHDAVAASPRTGVNALTGEGLADALAGAGAVVDVTNAPSFEDDPAMEFFTTSTTNLLAAARDTGVEHYVAVSIVGCDQLPESGYMRAKVAQEALIESAGVPYTIVRATQFVEFTDTITASLIVGDEVRVPDALIQPITTADLADTVARVAEAAPTDGIENVGGPEKITFEQMARDVLARQGDSKTVVVDPQASYFGAPLATGALVVP; this is translated from the coding sequence ATGAAGATCGTGGTGATAGGCGGCACGGGAAATCTCGGGGCGAAGGTCGTTCAGAGGCTGACGGATCATGGCCATGACGCGGTCGCGGCGTCGCCGCGGACCGGAGTCAACGCGCTCACCGGCGAGGGTCTGGCCGACGCCTTGGCCGGTGCCGGCGCGGTCGTCGACGTGACCAATGCGCCCAGCTTCGAAGACGATCCGGCGATGGAGTTCTTCACCACCTCGACGACGAATCTCCTTGCCGCGGCGCGCGACACCGGCGTCGAACATTACGTCGCGGTGTCGATCGTTGGATGCGATCAACTGCCCGAGAGTGGCTACATGCGGGCCAAGGTCGCCCAGGAGGCGCTCATCGAGTCGGCCGGCGTGCCTTACACGATCGTGCGCGCGACCCAGTTCGTGGAGTTCACTGACACCATCACCGCGTCGCTGATCGTCGGCGACGAGGTGCGCGTCCCGGACGCGCTGATTCAGCCGATCACCACCGCGGATCTTGCCGACACCGTCGCGCGGGTGGCCGAGGCGGCGCCGACCGACGGCATCGAGAACGTCGGTGGACCGGAGAAGATCACCTTCGAGCAGATGGCGCGCGACGTGCTCGCCAGGCAGGGCGATAGCAAAACGGTCGTCGTCGACCCGCAGGCCAGCTACTTCGGGGCGCCGCTGGCGACCGGCGCCCTCGTCGTGCCCTAG
- a CDS encoding ArsA family ATPase, which translates to MSTTPPTLDIAGILSDTANRVVVCCGAGGVGKTTTAASMALRAAEYGRTVVVLTIDPAKRLAQALGISDLGNTPQRVPLDAEVPGELYAMMLDMRRTFDEMVVQYSGPDRAQAILDNQFYQTVATSLAGTQEYMAMEKLGQLLAEDRWDLVVVDTPPSRNALDFLDAPKRLGSFMDSRLWKLLLGPGRGIGRLVTGAVGLAMKALSTVLGSQMLGDAASFVQSLDATFGGFREKADRTYSLLKRRGTQFVVVSAAAPDALREASFFVDRLSEEKMPLAGLILNRTHPMLCSLPVERAIDGAESLETDGAHVLTKAILQVHADRAATSKREIRLLSRFTGANPDVAIVGVPSLPFDVSDLDALRAIADQLTSA; encoded by the coding sequence ATGAGCACCACACCGCCGACACTGGACATCGCCGGCATCCTGTCCGACACCGCCAACCGCGTTGTGGTGTGCTGCGGCGCCGGCGGCGTCGGAAAGACCACCACCGCCGCCTCGATGGCACTGCGCGCCGCGGAGTATGGACGCACCGTCGTTGTCTTGACGATCGACCCGGCAAAGCGGCTGGCGCAGGCGCTGGGAATCAGCGATCTCGGCAACACTCCGCAACGGGTGCCGCTCGACGCCGAGGTGCCAGGTGAGCTCTACGCGATGATGCTCGACATGCGCCGCACCTTCGACGAGATGGTGGTGCAGTACTCCGGCCCCGATCGCGCGCAAGCGATTTTGGACAACCAGTTCTACCAAACCGTCGCGACGTCGCTGGCCGGTACGCAGGAGTACATGGCGATGGAAAAGCTCGGCCAGTTGCTGGCCGAGGACCGCTGGGACCTAGTGGTCGTGGACACTCCGCCGTCGCGCAACGCGCTGGACTTCCTGGACGCGCCGAAGCGGCTCGGCAGCTTCATGGACAGCCGGCTGTGGAAGCTGCTACTCGGCCCCGGGCGCGGCATCGGCCGACTGGTCACCGGCGCGGTCGGGCTGGCGATGAAGGCGCTGTCGACGGTCCTCGGTTCGCAAATGCTCGGCGACGCGGCGAGCTTCGTGCAGTCGCTGGACGCGACGTTCGGCGGCTTCCGCGAGAAGGCCGACCGCACCTACTCGCTGCTGAAGCGGCGCGGTACACAATTCGTCGTGGTCTCGGCAGCGGCGCCGGACGCGCTGCGCGAGGCGTCCTTCTTCGTCGACCGGTTGTCCGAGGAGAAGATGCCGCTCGCCGGACTCATCCTGAATCGGACGCACCCGATGCTGTGCTCGTTACCGGTGGAGCGGGCGATCGATGGCGCGGAGAGCCTCGAAACCGACGGGGCTCATGTGTTGACCAAGGCGATCCTGCAGGTCCACGCCGACCGGGCCGCGACGTCCAAGCGCGAGATCCGGTTGCTGTCACGGTTCACCGGTGCCAACCCCGACGTCGCTATCGTCGGGGTTCCGTCGCTACCGTTCGACGTTTCCGATTTGGACGCGTTACGCGCTATCGCCGATCAGCTGACGTCGGCTTAG